Within Longimicrobiaceae bacterium, the genomic segment AAGAAGTGGATGTCTGAGCGAAGCGAGTTCACTTCTTCCGGAGACTACCCCGCCCCCGACCGCCCTCGCGAGACAGTCACAGCCTCACCGCCCGATCCGCTCCAGCACCCGCTGCGCAGCGGTGATCCCCCGGTCCTGCGCTTCCTCGAACAGCGACAGCCCGCTCAGGTCCGAGTGGGCGTAGAACACCGGCCCGTCCGCCTCGTCCAGCGCCCGGCGCGCGGGGGAGGACAGGAACCCCGGCGTGGGCCGCACCATCGCGTGTCCCATCCGCATCACGTCGATCCGGGAGACGCAGCGGCGCAGGTCGGGGTGCGCCCGCTCCAGGTCGGCCAGGATCGCCTCCGCCCAGTCGCGCCAGCTCCGCCGCAGGAGCACCTGGCGGGCCTCGGCGGGCGGCGCGTCCGAAAGGGCGAGGTAGTACGTCCAGACCGCGGCGTCCTGGTGGGTGCGGAGCGACTGGTGGCTGGCGGCCACGTAGCCCAGCGAGGGGGAGTCGTAGAGGACGTTGTCCCAGGCGGGGGGGGCGCCGCGCTCGTCGGGGAGGCGGTCGAGCGTCAGGTTGGCGGTGAGCCAGGGGGAGTAGGTGAAGTCGGCCGCGGGGGCGTCCTCCACCAGCCGGGAGGCGAGGAAGGAGGGGGCGGCGAAGACCACCGCGTCCGCCAGGTACTCCGTGTCGCCGGCCAGGACGCGCGCGCCGACGCCCCGCCGCTCCACCCGGTGCACCAGCGCGCCGGTGCGGACGTGCGATCCCAGGCGTTCCAGGAGGCGGCGGACGATCCAGCCGTTCCCCTCCGGCCAGGTGAGCGGGCCCTCCTCGTCCGGCTCGCGCGCGGCGAAGTAGTGGATCCCGGCCCAGGCCGAGGTGTCCGCGGCCCGCGCGCCGTAGTCGTCGCGGCAGGCGTAGTCCGCGTACCAGCGCAGGGCGGGGGAGCGGAAGCCGCGCTCGTCCAGCCACCGCGCGAAGGAGACGCCGTCCAGCGCGGAGGGGCGCCGCCCGAGCGAGGAGGGGATCGTGAACTCGCCGCTCGCGCGAAGGCCGTCCACCTCCTCGTGGAAGCGGCGGAGCTCGGCGCGGCCGGCGGCGGTGTCGGCGACGGTCTCCTCCAGCCCCTCGTGCCACCGTCCCCAGCGGAACACCCGCTCCTCCGGCGAGAAGGCGAGCATCGTCTCGTCCCAGGCGCCGTCCTGCAGCACGCCCAGCTCCGTGAACAGCTCGCGAACGTGCGCCGCCCGCGGGCCGGGGACAGGGACGTAGTGCGCCGCCCACGGGTAGGCGGAGACTTCGTTTTCCCCCCAGCGCGCGTTGCCGCCGGGGAGGTCCTCCATCTCCAGCACCACGAAGTCGCGCATCCCCCGCCGCTCCAGCCACCAGGCGGCGGAGAGCCCCGCGATCCCGCCGCCCACGACCACCACCGGTACGCGCTCCGTGCGGCGCGGGGCGGGGAAGGGGGTGCGGTCGCGGAGGCGGTGCCCGCGCGCGCCGCCGTCGTCCACGAAGCCGCCGGCGAGCGGGCGGTCCGTCTTGGGCGCGCACCCTACCAGCGCCGCCGCGGCCAGGCTCCCCGTGGCCGCGAGGAAGTCGCGCCGGGAGAGCGTCACCGCTCGATCTCCTTCCACTCCTGCCCGTAGTAGCGCACCAGCACCTGGTCGTCCAGCCGGTTGGCCGCCGCCGGCACCGGGAGCATGTCGGCCGGGAAGTCGAACATCTGCGGGAGCACGGTGGGCGTGAGGAAGCGCAGGCCGCCCGGGAGCGCCGTCGGGGGGGCGAAGTCGCCGCGCCCGGCCAGGACGAACCCCCACTCCCCGAACGAGGGGACGTACAGGTGGTACGGCCAGGCGCGGAGCCCGGAGGCGCGCAGCGTCTCCACGATGCTCCAGTACGCGGTGCGGGCGAAGAGCGGCGAGGTGCTCTGCACCACCACCAGCCCCTCGCGGCTCAGGTGGCCCTGGAGCATGCGGTAGAATGCCGTGGTGTACAGCTTCCCCACCGCGTAGTTGGAGGGGTCGGGGAGGTCCACGACCACGAAGTCGAACATCTCGCGGTTCTCCCGCAGCCACACCGCCGCGTCCGCGTTCACCACCCGCACCCGCGGGTCCTTGAGCGACCGCCCGTTCAGCCGGGTGAGCTCCGGGTGCTCGGCGAAGATGCGCGTCACCTCCGGGTCCAGGTCCACCAGCGTGACCTGATCCACGCCGGGGTAGCGCAGCACCTCGCGGACCGCCAGCCCGTCGCCGCCGCCCAGCACCAGCACGCGGCGGGCGCCGGGGAGCGCCGCCAGCCCGGGGTGCACCAGCGCCTCGTGATAGCGGTACTCGTCGCGCGAGGAGAACTGCAGGTGCCCGTTCAGGAAGAGGCGCAGGTCGTCCTTCCACGCCGTGAGCACGATGCGCTGGTACGGCGAGTTGCGCGAGAACACCACCTCGTCCGCGTAGACCTGGCGCTCCGCTAGCCGGGTGATGCGCTCCGCCCCGACCATCCCCGCCGTGAGCAGCGCGAGCACGGCGACGCACCCCGCCTGCAGGATGCGCCTGGCCCCCAGCATCTCCCGGAACAGGTGCGTGGTCCAGAGCGCCACCAGCGCGTTCACGATCCCGAACGCGAGCGCCGAGCGCACCAGGCCGAGCTGCGGGACCAGGAGGATGGGGAAGAGGAGCGACGCGCCGAGCGCGCCCAGGTAGTCGAACGTGAGGACGTTCGCCACCACGTCCTTGAACGCGAACCGGTCGCGCAGGATGC encodes:
- a CDS encoding FAD-dependent oxidoreductase, whose product is MTLSRRDFLAATGSLAAAALVGCAPKTDRPLAGGFVDDGGARGHRLRDRTPFPAPRRTERVPVVVVGGGIAGLSAAWWLERRGMRDFVVLEMEDLPGGNARWGENEVSAYPWAAHYVPVPGPRAAHVRELFTELGVLQDGAWDETMLAFSPEERVFRWGRWHEGLEETVADTAAGRAELRRFHEEVDGLRASGEFTIPSSLGRRPSALDGVSFARWLDERGFRSPALRWYADYACRDDYGARAADTSAWAGIHYFAAREPDEEGPLTWPEGNGWIVRRLLERLGSHVRTGALVHRVERRGVGARVLAGDTEYLADAVVFAAPSFLASRLVEDAPAADFTYSPWLTANLTLDRLPDERGAPPAWDNVLYDSPSLGYVAASHQSLRTHQDAAVWTYYLALSDAPPAEARQVLLRRSWRDWAEAILADLERAHPDLRRCVSRIDVMRMGHAMVRPTPGFLSSPARRALDEADGPVFYAHSDLSGLSLFEEAQDRGITAAQRVLERIGR
- a CDS encoding polyamine aminopropyltransferase, with translation MHLALFITVLLIAACGLIYELVAGALASYLLGDSVTMFSTVIGTYLFAMGIGSWLSRFVTRGLAARFVAVELMVAVVGGFSSTLLFLAFAYTDSFRFLLYALVLAIGTMVGLEIPLLMRILRDRFAFKDVVANVLTFDYLGALGASLLFPILLVPQLGLVRSALAFGIVNALVALWTTHLFREMLGARRILQAGCVAVLALLTAGMVGAERITRLAERQVYADEVVFSRNSPYQRIVLTAWKDDLRLFLNGHLQFSSRDEYRYHEALVHPGLAALPGARRVLVLGGGDGLAVREVLRYPGVDQVTLVDLDPEVTRIFAEHPELTRLNGRSLKDPRVRVVNADAAVWLRENREMFDFVVVDLPDPSNYAVGKLYTTAFYRMLQGHLSREGLVVVQSTSPLFARTAYWSIVETLRASGLRAWPYHLYVPSFGEWGFVLAGRGDFAPPTALPGGLRFLTPTVLPQMFDFPADMLPVPAAANRLDDQVLVRYYGQEWKEIER